The Chloroflexota bacterium nucleotide sequence TTGAAGCGCACGATGCGCCCCTCGAAGGCCTCCTCCTCACCCTCAGCAGCCTCCAGTCCGACGACTTCCATTTCCTCTGCAGCCACGGCGGCAGCCTGTGCCTTTTCAATCTTGCGCCTGCGTTTGCCCTTATAGCGGCTAATCTGCCTGTGGAGTTTATCGGCAACGGCGTCCACCGCGGCGAACAGGTCCCCGCGCCGTTCCTCCGCCCGAAGAATCATACCGTTGCTGCGAGCCGTAGCCTGGACTACATAGCGTTCGCTGGTTTTGCGACTCTGCACTTCCGAGAGTTCAACGCGAATCTCCTGAAGATCGGCAAGATAGCGGTCCATCTTGCCGATTTTCCTCTCCACATAGGCCCAGATTTGATCGTTGACTTCAATGTTGCGACCTTGAATGATCAGCTGCATGACCGTCGCTCCTTTCAAAAAATAAATGCCAGCGCTGACCATGTCCGCGAGGGAGCGTGGCCATGCTGGACTACCAACAGTACTCAGCGATCTTGTCCCGAGAAACTGCGTGACGCATCGGCAATTTCAATTAAGATCCTCT carries:
- the raiA gene encoding ribosome-associated translation inhibitor RaiA encodes the protein MQLIIQGRNIEVNDQIWAYVERKIGKMDRYLADLQEIRVELSEVQSRKTSERYVVQATARSNGMILRAEERRGDLFAAVDAVADKLHRQISRYKGKRRRKIEKAQAAAVAAEEMEVVGLEAAEGEEEAFEGRIVRFKRFELLPMSQEEAVDQMELLGHDFFVFYNAGEAAFNVLYRRSDGDYGLIQPEIA